Proteins from one Mycobacterium sp. EPa45 genomic window:
- a CDS encoding arylsulfatase gives MTTEFNGKIELDIRDSEADWGPYAAPTAPDNAPNVLYLVWDDIGIATWDCFGGLVSMPAMSRIAERGVRLSQFHTTALCSPTRASLLTGRNATTVGMATIEEFTDGFPGINGRIPDDTALISEVLAERGYNTYCVGKWHLTPIEESNLAATRRHWPLSRGFERFYGFMGGETDQWYPELVYDSHPVEAPATPEEGYHLSKDLADKTIEFIRDSTMIAPDKPWFTYLCPGAGHAPHHVFTEWADHYSGTFDMGYERYRDIVLENQKKLGIVPPDTELSAVNPYADVTGPAGQPWPEQDTVRPWDSLNDEEKRLFSRMAEVFAGFLSYTDAQIGRILDYLDESGQLDNTIIVVISDNGASGEGGPNGSVNEGKFFNGYIDTVEESMRFFDELGGPTTYEHYPIGWAMAFNTPYKLYKRYASHEGGIADTAIISWPNGIAAHGEVRDNYVNVCDVTPTVYELLGIGAPDTVKGTAQKPLDGVSFKAALQDSTAATGKETQFYTMLGTRGIWHKGWFASAVHPASPSGWSHFDEDRWELYHIENDRSQCHDLAAEHPDKLAELQKLWFSEAEKYNGLPLTDLDVGEMLGRWRPTLAGDRPRYVYYPNTAPVAMGACVNIVGRSFSVLAEVSIDSPDVRGVLFKQGAGHGGYVLFVEDGKLQFVYNFFGEDEQRVIAPDPVPLGDHILGVGYVRTGVVDGSHTPLGEATLYVDGAAVATLGGVKAHPFTFGLAGGGVSVGRNLGQPVSAAYQAPFSFTGGTIAQVVVDVSGTPYVDAERELAAAFARD, from the coding sequence ATGACCACCGAGTTCAACGGCAAGATCGAACTGGACATTCGCGATTCCGAGGCGGACTGGGGACCGTACGCGGCACCAACGGCGCCCGACAACGCGCCCAACGTGCTGTACCTGGTTTGGGACGACATCGGCATCGCAACCTGGGACTGCTTCGGCGGCCTGGTGTCGATGCCGGCGATGTCGCGGATCGCCGAGCGTGGCGTTCGGCTGTCGCAGTTTCACACCACGGCGCTGTGTTCCCCGACCCGGGCGTCACTGCTGACCGGCCGCAACGCGACCACGGTAGGCATGGCGACAATCGAGGAATTCACCGACGGTTTCCCCGGTATCAACGGCCGGATTCCCGATGACACCGCACTCATTTCGGAGGTGCTTGCCGAACGCGGTTACAACACGTACTGCGTGGGCAAGTGGCACCTCACCCCGATCGAGGAGTCCAACCTCGCGGCCACCCGCAGGCACTGGCCGCTGTCGCGGGGCTTCGAGCGGTTCTACGGATTCATGGGCGGGGAGACCGACCAGTGGTACCCCGAGCTGGTGTACGACAGCCACCCGGTGGAGGCGCCGGCCACCCCCGAAGAGGGCTACCACCTCTCGAAAGACCTGGCGGACAAGACAATCGAATTCATTCGCGACTCCACCATGATCGCGCCCGACAAACCGTGGTTCACCTATCTGTGCCCGGGGGCCGGCCACGCGCCGCACCACGTGTTCACCGAATGGGCCGACCACTATTCCGGCACCTTCGACATGGGCTATGAGCGCTATCGCGACATCGTTCTGGAGAACCAGAAGAAGCTCGGCATCGTGCCGCCCGACACCGAACTGTCCGCGGTCAATCCCTATGCCGACGTCACCGGACCGGCCGGCCAACCGTGGCCGGAGCAGGACACGGTGCGGCCATGGGATTCGCTGAACGACGAGGAGAAGCGGCTGTTCTCCAGGATGGCCGAAGTGTTCGCCGGCTTCCTGTCCTACACCGACGCCCAGATCGGCCGGATCCTGGACTACCTGGACGAGTCCGGGCAGCTGGACAACACGATCATCGTCGTCATCTCCGACAACGGCGCCAGCGGCGAGGGCGGGCCCAACGGGTCGGTCAACGAGGGCAAGTTCTTCAACGGCTACATCGACACCGTCGAGGAGAGCATGCGCTTCTTCGACGAACTGGGCGGTCCCACCACCTACGAGCACTACCCGATCGGGTGGGCGATGGCATTCAACACGCCCTACAAGCTCTACAAGCGCTACGCCTCCCACGAAGGGGGCATCGCCGACACCGCAATCATCTCCTGGCCCAACGGAATTGCCGCCCACGGTGAAGTCCGGGACAACTACGTCAACGTCTGCGACGTCACCCCGACCGTCTATGAGCTGCTGGGCATCGGGGCACCGGACACCGTGAAGGGTACCGCCCAAAAACCACTCGACGGCGTGAGTTTTAAAGCGGCGCTTCAGGATTCGACGGCCGCCACCGGCAAGGAGACCCAGTTCTACACGATGCTGGGGACTCGTGGCATCTGGCACAAGGGCTGGTTCGCCAGCGCGGTGCATCCCGCTTCGCCGTCGGGCTGGTCGCATTTCGACGAAGACCGCTGGGAGCTGTACCACATCGAGAACGACCGCAGCCAATGCCACGATCTGGCAGCCGAGCATCCCGACAAGCTCGCCGAGTTGCAGAAGCTGTGGTTCAGCGAGGCCGAAAAGTACAACGGCCTGCCGTTGACCGACCTCGATGTGGGGGAGATGCTGGGCCGCTGGCGGCCCACGCTGGCCGGGGACCGGCCGCGCTACGTCTACTACCCGAACACCGCGCCGGTCGCGATGGGGGCGTGTGTCAACATCGTCGGCCGCTCGTTCTCGGTCTTGGCCGAGGTGAGCATCGACAGCCCCGACGTGCGCGGCGTGCTCTTCAAGCAGGGGGCCGGCCACGGCGGGTACGTGTTGTTCGTCGAGGACGGGAAGCTGCAGTTCGTCTACAACTTCTTCGGCGAAGACGAGCAGCGGGTGATCGCCCCGGACCCGGTGCCGCTGGGTGACCACATCCTGGGAGTGGGCTACGTCCGCACCGGCGTAGTCGACGGCAGCCACACGCCGCTGGGCGAGGCCACCCTCTACGTCGACGGCGCCGCGGTGGCCACGCTGGGCGGCGTGAAAGCCCATCCCTTCACCTTCGGGTTGGCCGGCGGCGGGGTCAGCGTCGGCCGCAACCTCGGCCAGCCGGTCTCGGCTGCCTACCAGGCACCTTTCAGCTTCACGGGAGGAACGATCGCCCAAGTGGTCGTCGACGTCTCCGGCACGCCCTACGTCGACGCGGAGCGCGAACTCGCCGCGGCCTTCGCCAGGGACTGA
- a CDS encoding formylglycine-generating enzyme family protein, whose product MLTELVEVPGGAYRMGSTSFYPEEAPIHTVTVGLFAIERHPVTNAQFAEFVAATGHVTVAEKALDPALYPGVPEADLQPGALVFRPTPGPVNLADWRQWWDWAPGANWRAPFGPGSDIADKADHPVVQVAYPDAAAYAQWAGRRLPTEAEWEYAARAGSTSAYAWGDEPTVGGALMANTWQGRFPYRNDGALGWIGTSPVGTFPPNGLGLVDMIGNVWEWTTTRFSAHHVVNQKNSCCPPPAEPDPSISQALKGGSHLCAPEYCHRYRPAARSPQSQDTSTTHIGFRCVVSL is encoded by the coding sequence ATGCTCACCGAGCTCGTCGAGGTGCCCGGCGGGGCGTACCGGATGGGGTCGACCAGCTTCTATCCCGAAGAGGCGCCGATCCATACGGTGACCGTGGGCCTCTTTGCGATCGAACGACACCCGGTGACGAACGCGCAGTTCGCCGAATTCGTCGCCGCCACCGGGCATGTCACCGTCGCCGAGAAGGCGCTCGATCCGGCGCTGTATCCCGGTGTGCCCGAAGCAGATCTGCAGCCGGGTGCACTGGTGTTCCGGCCGACGCCGGGTCCGGTGAACCTGGCGGACTGGCGGCAGTGGTGGGACTGGGCGCCCGGTGCGAATTGGCGCGCGCCGTTCGGGCCCGGCAGCGACATCGCCGACAAAGCCGACCATCCCGTCGTGCAGGTGGCGTATCCCGACGCCGCCGCCTACGCGCAGTGGGCCGGCCGCCGGCTGCCGACCGAAGCCGAGTGGGAGTACGCCGCCCGGGCCGGCAGCACGAGCGCGTACGCGTGGGGTGACGAGCCGACGGTCGGGGGAGCGTTGATGGCCAACACCTGGCAGGGCCGATTCCCCTACCGCAACGACGGGGCGCTGGGGTGGATCGGCACCTCCCCGGTCGGGACCTTCCCGCCGAACGGGCTCGGCCTGGTCGACATGATCGGCAATGTCTGGGAGTGGACGACGACGCGGTTCTCCGCCCATCACGTGGTGAACCAGAAGAATTCGTGCTGCCCACCGCCCGCGGAACCGGATCCGAGCATCAGCCAGGCACTCAAAGGCGGCTCGCATCTGTGCGCCCCGGAGTACTGCCATCGGTATCGTCCGGCGGCGCGGTCGCCTCAGTCGCAGGACACCTCGACCACCCACATCGGCTTCCGCTGCGTGGTGAGCCTGTAG
- the rplN gene encoding 50S ribosomal protein L14 yields MIQQESRLKVADNTGAKEILCIRVLGGSSRRYAGIGDVIVATVKDAIPGGNVKRGDVVKAVVVRTVKERRRADGSYIKFDENAAVIIKNDNDPRGTRIFGPVGRELREKRFMKIVSLAPEVL; encoded by the coding sequence GTGATTCAGCAGGAATCGCGGCTCAAGGTCGCCGACAACACGGGTGCCAAGGAGATCTTGTGCATCCGTGTTCTGGGTGGCTCGTCGCGGCGCTACGCCGGCATCGGCGACGTCATCGTGGCGACCGTCAAGGACGCCATCCCCGGCGGCAACGTCAAGCGTGGTGACGTGGTCAAGGCCGTCGTGGTGCGCACCGTCAAGGAGCGTCGGCGCGCCGACGGCAGCTACATCAAGTTCGACGAGAACGCTGCCGTCATCATCAAGAACGACAACGACCCGCGAGGCACCCGCATCTTCGGACCGGTCGGCCGTGAGCTGCGCGAGAAGCGCTTCATGAAGATCGTCTCGCTGGCACCGGAGGTTTTGTAA
- the rplX gene encoding 50S ribosomal protein L24, translating into MKVHKGDTVLVIAGKDKGAKGKVLQAYPTRNRVLVEGVNRIKKHTAQSANERGASSGGIVTQEAPIHVSNVMVVDSDGKPTRVGVRRDEETGKNVRIAKSNGKDL; encoded by the coding sequence ATGAAGGTCCACAAGGGCGACACCGTCCTCGTCATCGCCGGTAAGGACAAGGGTGCCAAGGGCAAGGTCCTGCAGGCCTACCCGACCCGTAACCGCGTCCTCGTCGAGGGCGTCAACCGGATCAAGAAGCACACCGCGCAGTCAGCCAACGAGCGCGGCGCATCCTCGGGCGGCATCGTCACCCAGGAGGCTCCGATCCACGTCTCCAACGTGATGGTCGTCGACTCCGACGGCAAGCCGACCCGCGTCGGTGTCCGCCGCGACGAGGAGACGGGCAAGAACGTCCGCATCGCCAAGAGCAACGGCAAGGACCTCTGA
- the rplE gene encoding 50S ribosomal protein L5 codes for MTTAEKVQPRLKARYREEIKDALNKEFNYDNVMQIPGVVKVIVNMGVGDAARDAKLINGAVNDLALITGQKPEIRKARKSIAQFKLREGMPIGARVTLRGDRMWEFLDRLVSIALPRIRDFRGLSAKQFDGHGNYTFGLAEQSVFHEIDVDSIDRPRGMDITVVTSATNDDEGRALLRALGFPFKEN; via the coding sequence ATGACAACCGCAGAAAAAGTTCAGCCCCGGCTGAAGGCGCGCTACCGCGAAGAGATCAAGGACGCGCTCAACAAAGAGTTCAACTACGACAACGTCATGCAGATCCCCGGCGTGGTCAAGGTCATCGTCAACATGGGTGTCGGTGACGCCGCCCGCGACGCGAAGCTGATCAACGGCGCGGTCAACGACCTGGCGCTGATCACCGGCCAGAAGCCGGAGATCCGCAAGGCCCGCAAGTCGATCGCCCAGTTCAAGCTGCGCGAGGGCATGCCCATCGGCGCGCGGGTGACCCTGCGCGGCGACCGCATGTGGGAATTCCTCGACCGGCTGGTGTCGATCGCGCTGCCGCGTATCCGCGACTTCCGCGGCCTGAGCGCCAAGCAGTTCGACGGCCACGGCAACTACACCTTCGGGCTCGCCGAGCAGTCGGTGTTCCACGAGATCGACGTCGATTCGATCGACCGTCCGCGCGGCATGGACATCACCGTGGTCACCTCGGCGACCAACGACGACGAAGGTCGGGCGCTGCTGCGCGCGCTGGGCTTCCCCTTCAAGGAGAACTGA
- a CDS encoding type Z 30S ribosomal protein S14, producing the protein MAKKALVNKANKKPKFAVRAYTRCNRCGRPHAVYRKFGLCRICLREMAHAGELPGVQKSSW; encoded by the coding sequence ATGGCAAAGAAGGCACTGGTCAACAAGGCCAACAAGAAGCCGAAGTTCGCCGTGCGGGCCTACACCCGCTGCAACAGGTGCGGACGCCCGCATGCCGTGTACCGCAAGTTCGGCCTGTGCCGAATCTGCTTGCGTGAGATGGCCCATGCCGGCGAGCTGCCCGGTGTGCAGAAGTCCAGCTGGTAA
- the rpsH gene encoding 30S ribosomal protein S8, which yields MTMTDPIADFLTRLRNANSAYHDEVTLPHSKIKANIAEILKREGYISDFRTEDARVGKSLVVQLKYGPNRERSLAGLRRVSKPGLRVYAKSTNLPRVLGGLGVAIISTSSGLLTDRQAARSGVGGEVLAYVW from the coding sequence ATGACCATGACGGACCCGATCGCAGACTTTTTGACACGTCTGCGCAACGCCAATTCGGCGTATCACGACGAAGTGACCCTGCCGCACTCGAAGATCAAGGCCAACATCGCCGAGATCCTCAAGCGCGAGGGGTACATCAGCGATTTCCGGACCGAGGATGCTCGGGTCGGCAAGTCACTTGTTGTCCAGCTCAAGTACGGCCCCAACCGCGAGCGCAGCCTCGCCGGGCTGCGCCGGGTGTCCAAGCCCGGTCTGCGGGTGTACGCGAAATCCACCAATCTTCCGCGGGTGCTCGGTGGGCTGGGCGTGGCGATCATCTCCACGTCTTCAGGCCTGCTGACCGACCGGCAGGCAGCCCGATCCGGCGTGGGCGGCGAAGTCCTCGCCTACGTGTGGTGA
- the rplF gene encoding 50S ribosomal protein L6, whose product MSRIGKQPVAIPAGVDVTIDGQNVSVKGPKGTLELAIAEPITVSRNDDGAIVVSRPDDERRSRSLHGLSRTLVSNLVEGVTQGYTTKMEIFGVGYRVQLKGSNLEFALGYSHPVVIEAPEGITFAVETPTKFSISGIDKQKVGQISANIRRLRRPDPYKGKGVRYEGEQIRRKVGKTGK is encoded by the coding sequence ATGTCGCGTATTGGAAAGCAGCCGGTGGCGATTCCCGCCGGTGTAGATGTGACGATCGACGGTCAGAACGTGTCGGTCAAGGGCCCCAAGGGCACGCTGGAACTGGCGATCGCCGAACCGATCACCGTGTCGCGCAACGACGATGGCGCGATCGTGGTCAGCCGGCCCGACGACGAGCGGCGCAGCCGTTCGCTGCACGGGCTGTCGCGCACGTTGGTGTCCAACCTGGTGGAAGGCGTGACGCAGGGTTACACCACCAAGATGGAGATCTTCGGCGTCGGTTACCGCGTGCAGCTCAAGGGCAGCAACCTCGAGTTCGCGCTCGGGTATAGCCATCCCGTGGTCATCGAGGCTCCGGAGGGCATCACCTTTGCGGTGGAGACGCCCACCAAGTTCTCGATCTCGGGTATCGACAAGCAGAAGGTCGGCCAGATCTCGGCGAACATCCGTCGCCTGCGCCGCCCCGACCCCTACAAGGGCAAGGGCGTGCGTTACGAGGGTGAGCAGATCCGCCGCAAGGTCGGAAAGACAGGTAAGTAA
- the rplR gene encoding 50S ribosomal protein L18, translating into MAQAQKAATDRTPVGTSVSAARRVSRLRRHNRLRKKVVGTAERPRLVVNRSSRHIHVQLVDDGTGTTIAAASSIEADVRAVEGDKKAHSVRVGQLIAERAKAAGVEAVVFDRGGNTYGGRIAALADAARENGLKF; encoded by the coding sequence ATGGCTCAAGCACAGAAGGCAGCCACCGATCGCACGCCGGTTGGCACGAGTGTCTCGGCCGCGCGCCGGGTTTCGCGCCTCCGTCGGCACAACCGGCTGCGTAAGAAGGTCGTCGGCACCGCCGAGCGGCCCCGTCTCGTGGTCAACCGCTCCTCGCGGCACATCCACGTGCAGCTCGTCGACGACGGCACCGGCACCACGATCGCCGCGGCCTCGTCCATCGAGGCTGACGTGCGTGCGGTCGAGGGCGACAAGAAGGCCCACAGCGTGCGGGTCGGTCAGCTGATCGCCGAGCGCGCCAAGGCCGCCGGCGTCGAGGCTGTGGTGTTCGACCGCGGTGGCAACACCTACGGCGGCCGCATCGCGGCGCTCGCCGACGCAGCTCGCGAGAACGGACTGAAATTTTAA
- the rpsE gene encoding 30S ribosomal protein S5, whose amino-acid sequence MAEQTAAGSAPDTGAPSAGTRTDTQRGGRDDRGGRGRRDDRGDRGGRGGRDGGEKSNYLERVVTINRVSKVVKGGRRFSFTALVIVGDGNGLVGVGYGKAKEVPAAIAKGVEEARKNFFRVPLIGGTVTHPVQGEAAAGVVMLRPASPGTGVIAGGACRAVLECAGVHDVLAKSLGSDNAINVVHATVAALKLLQRPEEVAARRGLPIEDVAPAGMLRARRESEALAAAAAREGSA is encoded by the coding sequence ATGGCGGAGCAGACCGCAGCCGGCAGCGCGCCGGATACCGGCGCCCCCTCAGCCGGCACCCGTACCGACACCCAGCGCGGCGGACGTGACGACCGCGGTGGCCGTGGCCGTCGCGACGATCGTGGCGACCGCGGTGGACGTGGTGGCCGCGACGGCGGCGAGAAGAGCAACTACCTCGAGCGCGTCGTCACGATCAACCGAGTCTCCAAGGTGGTCAAGGGTGGTCGGCGCTTCAGCTTCACCGCCCTGGTCATCGTCGGGGACGGCAACGGTCTGGTCGGGGTCGGCTACGGCAAGGCCAAAGAGGTGCCCGCCGCGATCGCCAAGGGTGTCGAGGAAGCTCGTAAGAACTTCTTCCGCGTCCCGCTGATCGGTGGCACCGTCACCCATCCCGTGCAGGGCGAGGCCGCGGCCGGTGTCGTGATGCTGCGTCCGGCCAGCCCCGGTACCGGTGTCATCGCCGGTGGCGCGTGCCGCGCCGTGCTGGAATGCGCTGGCGTGCACGACGTTCTGGCCAAGTCGCTGGGCAGTGACAACGCGATCAACGTGGTTCATGCCACCGTGGCCGCGCTCAAGCTGTTGCAGCGTCCCGAAGAGGTGGCCGCCCGTCGCGGGCTGCCCATCGAAGACGTTGCGCCGGCCGGCATGCTGCGCGCTCGTCGGGAGAGTGAAGCGCTGGCTGCTGCAGCCGCGCGTGAAGGAAGCGCATAA
- the rpmD gene encoding 50S ribosomal protein L30, translated as MAELKITQVRGIVGTRWNQRESLRTLGLKKIRQSVVREDNPQTRGLINVVHHLVQVEEVK; from the coding sequence ATGGCAGAGCTGAAAATCACCCAGGTGCGTGGCATCGTCGGTACCCGCTGGAATCAGCGTGAGAGCCTGCGGACCCTGGGCCTGAAGAAGATTCGCCAGTCGGTGGTTCGCGAGGACAACCCGCAGACGCGCGGACTGATCAACGTCGTGCACCACCTCGTTCAGGTTGAGGAAGTCAAATGA
- the rplO gene encoding 50S ribosomal protein L15: MSVIKLHDLKPAPGSKTAKTRVGRGEGSKGKTAGRGTKGTKARKNVPVTFEGGQMPIHMRLPKLKGFRNRFRTEYGVVNVGDLNKAFPQGGTVGVDELVANGLVRKNVLVKVLGDGKLTVKVDVTAHKFSGSAREAITAAGGSATEL; the protein is encoded by the coding sequence ATGAGCGTCATCAAACTGCACGACCTGAAGCCTGCTCCCGGCTCCAAGACCGCGAAGACTCGCGTCGGTCGCGGTGAGGGCTCCAAGGGCAAGACGGCCGGTCGTGGCACCAAGGGCACCAAGGCCCGCAAGAACGTGCCGGTGACCTTCGAGGGCGGGCAGATGCCGATCCACATGCGGCTGCCCAAGCTCAAGGGTTTCCGTAACCGGTTCCGCACCGAGTACGGCGTCGTCAACGTCGGCGACCTGAACAAGGCCTTCCCGCAGGGCGGCACCGTCGGTGTCGACGAGCTGGTGGCCAACGGCCTGGTTCGCAAGAACGTGCTCGTCAAGGTTCTCGGCGACGGCAAGCTGACCGTCAAGGTCGACGTGACGGCTCACAAGTTCAGCGGCAGCGCCCGCGAGGCCATCACCGCCGCTGGTGGTTCCGCCACCGAGCTGTAA
- a CDS encoding LLM class flavin-dependent oxidoreductase, translated as MKYSISIPQLDVDGFDGEGLRSYLTRAEELGFEGGWTIEQIIGPTPMIAPMELLAWAAAGTTTLRLGVAVLVTSLHDPLQLAATVTAVDRLSHGRLELGVAPGGGRRKFEAFGVDPATFISSFTEGLELMKSAWSDEPRVTFHGRFRDVDDLPIAPKPVQRPHPPIWFGANAPRAIARAVRHGDAFMGAGSSTTEDFATAVRTVESELARQDKDPANFRIGKRVYLIVDGDAARARERVLDGLRGIYGSMPGVEAVPVSGTPSDVVRGLRAVIDAGAQTLLLHPVGANLAEDREQMELLASEIIPQLT; from the coding sequence GTGAAGTACTCGATCTCGATACCGCAGCTCGACGTCGACGGCTTCGACGGCGAGGGGCTGCGAAGCTACCTGACCCGCGCTGAGGAACTCGGATTCGAGGGTGGCTGGACCATCGAACAGATCATCGGGCCCACGCCGATGATCGCGCCGATGGAGCTGCTGGCGTGGGCCGCGGCGGGTACCACCACGCTGCGGTTGGGGGTCGCCGTACTGGTCACCTCCCTGCACGATCCGCTTCAACTGGCCGCGACGGTCACCGCCGTCGACCGGCTCAGCCATGGCCGCTTGGAACTCGGCGTCGCGCCCGGCGGTGGGCGGCGCAAATTCGAGGCATTCGGCGTCGACCCGGCCACCTTCATCAGCAGCTTCACCGAGGGTCTGGAACTGATGAAGTCGGCGTGGTCCGACGAGCCGCGAGTGACCTTTCACGGGCGCTTTCGCGATGTCGACGATCTGCCGATCGCCCCCAAACCGGTGCAGCGACCGCATCCGCCGATCTGGTTCGGCGCTAACGCCCCTCGTGCGATCGCCCGTGCGGTCCGTCATGGTGACGCGTTCATGGGGGCGGGTTCGTCGACGACCGAGGACTTCGCGACCGCCGTGCGGACCGTGGAGTCCGAATTGGCCAGGCAGGACAAGGATCCGGCCAATTTCCGGATCGGCAAACGGGTGTACCTGATCGTCGATGGCGACGCAGCCCGTGCGCGCGAGCGGGTGCTGGACGGGCTGCGCGGAATCTATGGCTCGATGCCCGGCGTCGAGGCGGTCCCGGTGTCCGGCACACCGTCCGATGTGGTTCGCGGCCTGCGCGCGGTGATCGATGCCGGCGCCCAGACGCTATTGCTACATCCCGTCGGTGCGAACCTGGCCGAGGACCGCGAGCAGATGGAACTTCTTGCGTCCGAAATCATTCCGCAGCTGACCTAG
- the sppA gene encoding signal peptide peptidase SppA, with protein MFAFLPAVPGADDLRDALRRIDTARHHGVPDGCILELDLQTVPPETSSFDPLAFITGGGRTMLLRDAVAAIHRAADDPRVAGLIARVQLSAAPAGPVQELRAAIAAFTEAKPTLAWAETYPGTLSYYLASAFSEVWMQPTGTVGLVGFATNALFLRDALDKAGIEAQFIARGQYKSAANLFTQDHYTDAHREADSRLIASLHSQVWQAIAESRKIDVAAVDELANRAPLLRDAAVEGHLVDRIGFRDEAYSRIAELTGREGISPETGDADSDDNAPPRLYLSRYAQAGKGGPQVSMPPVPGRKKRPRIAVVTVAGSIVSGRGGPQGLPFGRSSAGGDTIGAALREVAADDDVDAVVVRVDSPGGSVTGSETMWREVARVRAKGKPVVASMGAVAASGGYYVAMAADAIVANPGTITGSIGVLTGKLVARELKERLGVGSDSVRTNDNADAWSVNAPFTPEQQALVEAEADLFYTDFVQRVAEARHMSVEAVQEVAQGRVWTGADALDRGLVDELGGLRTAVRRAKVLAGIDADAKAELVNYPSSSLRDFLRPKPSSQPAAASLPEALAVLMGQSVREVVGQGERALTGTSALWLGFSPEWR; from the coding sequence ATGTTTGCTTTCCTGCCTGCCGTCCCCGGTGCCGACGATCTTCGCGACGCGCTGCGGCGTATCGACACTGCCCGCCACCACGGGGTCCCGGACGGCTGCATCCTCGAGCTCGACCTGCAGACCGTCCCGCCGGAGACCAGCAGTTTCGACCCGCTGGCCTTTATCACCGGCGGTGGGCGGACGATGCTGCTGCGCGACGCCGTCGCCGCGATCCACCGCGCCGCCGACGATCCGCGAGTCGCGGGACTGATTGCGCGAGTTCAGCTTTCCGCCGCGCCGGCCGGACCGGTGCAGGAATTGCGGGCCGCGATCGCCGCCTTCACCGAAGCCAAGCCCACCCTGGCGTGGGCCGAGACCTATCCCGGCACCCTGTCCTACTACCTGGCCTCGGCGTTTTCCGAGGTGTGGATGCAGCCGACCGGCACCGTCGGGCTGGTCGGATTCGCCACCAACGCGTTGTTCCTTCGCGACGCTCTGGACAAGGCCGGCATCGAGGCGCAGTTCATCGCTCGCGGTCAATACAAGTCGGCGGCCAACCTGTTCACCCAGGACCACTACACCGACGCCCACCGCGAGGCCGATTCCCGGTTGATCGCCAGTCTGCACAGCCAGGTGTGGCAGGCCATCGCCGAGTCGCGGAAGATCGATGTGGCAGCAGTGGACGAGCTGGCCAACCGGGCTCCGCTGCTGCGCGACGCGGCGGTCGAGGGACACCTGGTCGACCGGATCGGCTTCCGCGACGAGGCCTACAGCCGGATCGCGGAACTCACCGGCCGGGAAGGCATTTCACCAGAGACCGGTGACGCCGACTCCGATGACAACGCTCCGCCGCGGCTGTACCTGTCCCGCTATGCGCAGGCAGGCAAGGGCGGCCCGCAAGTGTCGATGCCGCCGGTGCCGGGCCGAAAGAAACGCCCGAGGATTGCGGTGGTCACCGTCGCCGGGTCGATCGTCAGCGGTCGTGGCGGTCCGCAGGGTCTGCCGTTCGGCCGGTCCAGCGCCGGTGGCGACACGATCGGTGCGGCGCTTCGCGAGGTCGCCGCCGACGATGACGTCGACGCGGTTGTTGTGCGGGTCGACAGTCCCGGCGGTTCGGTGACGGGCTCGGAGACGATGTGGCGCGAGGTGGCGCGTGTCCGCGCCAAGGGCAAGCCGGTGGTGGCCTCGATGGGTGCGGTCGCCGCGTCCGGTGGCTACTACGTCGCAATGGCCGCCGACGCCATCGTCGCCAATCCGGGCACCATCACCGGGTCCATCGGGGTGCTGACCGGCAAGCTGGTGGCCAGGGAGCTCAAGGAACGTCTCGGGGTCGGCTCGGACAGTGTGCGCACAAACGACAACGCCGACGCCTGGTCGGTCAACGCGCCGTTCACCCCGGAACAGCAGGCGCTGGTGGAGGCGGAGGCCGATCTGTTCTACACCGATTTCGTGCAGCGGGTGGCCGAGGCGCGGCACATGTCCGTCGAGGCGGTCCAGGAGGTTGCCCAGGGCCGGGTGTGGACCGGAGCCGACGCACTCGATCGGGGGCTCGTCGACGAACTCGGCGGCCTGCGGACGGCGGTGCGGCGGGCCAAGGTGCTCGCTGGGATCGACGCCGACGCCAAGGCGGAGCTGGTGAACTACCCCAGCTCGTCGCTGCGGGACTTCCTGCGGCCCAAGCCTTCCTCGCAGCCGGCCGCGGCTTCTCTGCCCGAGGCGCTTGCCGTGCTGATGGGCCAGTCGGTCCGCGAAGTGGTCGGTCAAGGTGAGCGTGCGCTGACCGGGACCAGCGCATTATGGCTGGGGTTCAGCCCAGAGTGGCGCTGA